A single genomic interval of Penicillium psychrofluorescens genome assembly, chromosome: 2 harbors:
- a CDS encoding uncharacterized protein (ID:PFLUO_003585-T1.cds;~source:funannotate): MLHLPTELIQLVFRSCDTTTFFQAAYACRTLLEIASSSREAILYHLHHTPGKTNDTQSLTTKGLFGLLMHRADRQLYGAEFYAEIKVFAVQGLQIEPRACSFSLPNRDQVILAFKQHAHAYYYHVRHGHLRCRRRFESPREKDGAIQVLQTSCDGNAVHVLHRFKPFVHQEDRESNHPFVKQAIHSNGSLFMAIHDLDSPLVHICAFPDHDDYEPKALYGYRSGFAVSWQHAQKEDVHEVVHYDTSDSIKLPTSTPLPDSAPVIRTIDTTYDSCVVIGSDTNGERAAGMESPGPVVRLKINDDSQLLYHYRAQTLYGGFQNIDDLPSLHQAQPKLYKNSCSAAYSSTLSLHFAIDIPFFVTHEQGDANQGILCHWQYLAFGIATHRVQNWTVACILKSEAYCRAQNCTHELNRDRGRRFDEWTVVARLLGFQQADVSHGSQVAASSCGTRIAVATWKTLYIWALEPDALVDDEDRIYPPSWKDPDSGAIEVSPVIIDLDAVCYQLRFGDRQNELIVIADRGLIIVDVGRKGSGVRSTHTLPYPETGEV; this comes from the exons ATGCTCCATCTGCCTACTGAGCTGATCCAGCTCGTCTTTCGCTCCTGTGATACCACTACCTTCTTCCAAGCAGCGTATGCCTGCCGCACTCTGCTTGAGATCGCGTCCAGCAGCCGTGAGGCCATCCTATATCATCTCCACCACACTCCTGGCAAGACCAATGACACTCAGAGCCTTACAACAAAGGGGCTTTTCGGCCTGTTGATGCATCGCGCGGATCGGCAACTGTATGGCGCAGAATTCTATGCCGAAATCAAGGTCTTCGCCGTCCAGGGTCTCCAGATAGAGCCGCGTGCATGCTCATTCAGCCTTCCCAACCGAGACCAAGTGATACTGGCTTTCAAACAACATGCACACGCCTACTATTACCATGTCCGACACGGCCATCTGAGGTGTCGACGGCGATTTGAATCACCTAGAGAAAAGGATGGAGCGATTCAAGTCCTTCAAACATCATGTGATGGCAATGCAGTCCATGTGCTGCACCGATTCAAGCCCTTTGTCCACCAGGAAGATCGAGAGTCCAACCACCCATTTGTGAAACAGGCCATACACTCCAACGGGAGTCTCTTCATGGCCATTCATGACTTGGATTCTCCCCTTGTCCACATCTGCGCTTTCCCTGATCATGATGACTATGAGCCTAAAGCTCTGTATGGTTACCGCAGTGGGTTTGCGGTTTCCTGGCAGCATGCACAAAAGGAAGATGTCCATGAAGTTGTCCACTACGACACTAGTGACTCCATCAAACTCCCTACATCCACTCCTCTCCCTGACAGTGCCCCAGTCATTAGGACCATCG ATACCACCTACGATTCCTGTGTTGTCATAGGGTCTGACACAAATGGTGAAAGAGCTGCAGGAATGGAGAGTCCCGGTCCTGTGGTGAGGTTGAAAATCAATGACGATTCTCAATTGCTGTACCATTATCGCGCCCAGACCTTGTATGGTGGTTTCCAGAACATCGATGATCTTCCATCTTTGCATCAGGCCCAGCCCAAGCTATACAAGAACTCATGCAGTGCCGCATACTCATCcaccctctctcttcactTTGCAATCGATATCCCATTCTTTGTGACCCATGAGCAGGGTGATGCAAACCAGGGAATTCTCTGCCACTGGCAATACCTGGCTTTTGGGATCGCCACCCATCGGGTCCAAAACTGGACCGTGGCGTGTATTCTCAAGTCTGAGGCCTACTGCCGGGCCCAGAATTGTACCCATGAGCTGAATCGTGACCGTGGCAGGCGGTTTGATGAGTGGACGGTTGTGGCACGGCTGTTAGGGTTCCAGCAGGCAGACGTATCGCATGGATCTCAGGTGGCGGCCTCGAGTTGCGGCACGCGCATTGCTGTCGCAACCTGGAAAACACTGTACATTTGGGCTCTCGAGCCCGATGCtctggtggatgatgaggatcgTATTTATCCTCCCTCATGGAAAGATCCGGACTCTGGGGCGATTGAAGTCTCACCCGTGATCATTGATCTCGATGCTGTGTGCTACCAGCTGCGCTTCGGCGACCGGCAGAATGAGTTGATTGTTATCGCTGACCGGGGACTCATAATCGTGGATGTTGGCCGCAAGGGCAGCGGAGTTCGAAGCACGCACACCCTGCCATATCCTGAAACCGGTGAGGTGTAG
- a CDS encoding uncharacterized protein (ID:PFLUO_003586-T1.cds;~source:funannotate): protein MRLLISSLAALFWLLAIASASSLSTDIFYWPVGAASPSVLARVAYDPVSLQSDLVSYTPPSDKYRDELVRVGLYTSTPTNSKQWVGSLVSGSSFAEHQPTLRLHLGPASEVYHVTVAAAKASATAPQIVLVSNEAGTQPHLNRPVVVGPDGQDAEQVVEKTFFQKYWWVFLIITFLTMSGGGGGGGGGGE from the exons ATGCGTCTCCTCATCTCCTCCCTCGCCGCCCTCTTCTGGCTACTGGCCATTGCCTCTGCCAGCTCCCTCTCCACCGATATCTTCTACTGGCCCGTCGGAgctgcatcgccatccgTCCTCGCGCGCGTCGCCTACGACCCCGTTTCGCTCCAGTCGGACCTGGTCTCGTACACCCCTCCCTCGGATAAATACCGCGACGAGCTCGTTCGGGTCGGTCTCTACACATCAACCCCTACGAACTCCAAACAATGGGTCGGTAGCCTAGTCTCCGGGTCCTCGTTCGCCGAGCACCAACCCACCCTCcgtcttcatctcggccCGGCTAGCGAGGTCTATCATGTCACTGTGGCAGCTGCCAAAGCATCTGCAACCGCTCCTCAGATTGTGCTCGTTTCCAATGAAGCGGGGACCCAGCCGCACCTGAATcggccggtggtggtggggcCCGACGGTCAGGACGCGGAGCAGGTCGTGGAGAAGACGTTCTTCCAAAA GTATTGGTGGGTCTTCTTGATCATCACGTTCTTGACCATgtctggcggcggcggcggcggcggcggcggcggcgaatAG
- a CDS encoding uncharacterized protein (ID:PFLUO_003587-T1.cds;~source:funannotate) produces MTSLPYRRPSRQSSRQASIDPREDLEVHLDHYIGIDVGTGSARACIIDSKGNIVGLASENIGLWQPEHGFYEQSTSDIWRCICSSVQRAISQHNINPDTIRGIGFDATCSLSVFHTDTDEPVSVTGPSFDSDRNVILWLDHRPVEEAAKINATNHNLLRYVGGKMSIEMEIPKVLWLKNHMPKEVFDKCKFYDLADALTHIATGNEKRSFCSVVCKQGYVPVGVDGSVKGWQEDFLQDIGLGDLTEDNFKRMGGVDGVNGDYLSAGELVGTLCEKAAAELGLPAGIAIGSGVIDAYAGWIGTVGAKVNLATGQLSSEAAKNDKSQAFSRLAAVAGTSTCHLAMSPDPVFVDGVWGPYRDTILPGFWMAEGGQSATGELLKHVIETHPAFNQAISIAESYHANIYEYLNEHLKEMAHDQQAPCVSYLGRHFFFYGDLWGNRSPIADPNMTGSIFGLTSDKTVDGLAIYYYATLEFIALQTKQIVETMNKSGHQITSVFMSGSQCQNDILVRLIASACDMPVLIPRYIHAAVCHGAAMLGAKAASADSQGKTEDLWDIMDRMSKPGKKIMPTDDEKEKALLQAKYDVFLEQCFKQLKYREMVDEAVGAWKAT; encoded by the exons ATGACCTCACTGCCATACCGCCGCCCCTCGCGCCAGAGCTCCCGCCAGGCCTCGATCGACCCGCGCGAGGACCTCGAGGTGCATCTGGACCATTATATCGGCATTGATGTAGGAACCGGCAGTGCCCGGGCCTGTATCATCGACTCCAAGGGCAACATTGTTGGCTTGGCCTCAGAGAACATCGGCCTCTGGCAACCAGAGCACGGCTTCTAC GAACAATCCACGTCCGACATTTGGCGGTGCATCTGCTCCTCTGTACAGCGCGCCATCAGCCAGCACAATATCAACCCGGACACCATCCGCGGCATTGGATTCGACGCCACGTGCTCCCTGTCGGTCTTCCACACCGACACGGACGAGCCTGTCTCGGTAACGGGGCCGAGCTTTGACTCGGACCGCAATGTCATTCTCTGGCTGGATCACCGCCCGGTTGAGGAGGCCGCGAAGATTAACGCGACCAACCACAACCTGCTGCGCTATGTCGGTGGCAAGATGTCCATTGAGATGGAGATCCCCAAGGTCCTGTGGCTCAAGAACCATATGCCCAAGGAGGTGTTTGACAAGTGCAAGTTCTACGATCTGGCGGATGCTCTGACACACATTGCAACCGGCAACGAAAagcgcagcttctgcagTGTGGTCTGCAAGCAAGGGTATGTCCCGGTCGGTGTTGATGGCAGTGTGAAGGGATGGCAAGAGGATTTCCTGCAGGATATTGGACTCGGAGATTTGACAGAGGATAACTTCAAGCGCATGGGCGGAGTCGACGGGGTG AACGGCGATTATCTGAGTGCGGGTGAATTGGTCGGCACGCTGTGCGAGAAGGCAGCGGCCGAGCTCGGTTTGCCGGCCGGGATTGCCATTGGCAGCGGGGTGATCGATGCCTATGCCGGCTGGATCGGGACCGTCGGCGCCAAGGTCAACCTGGCTACGGGCCAGCTCAGTTCAGAGGCGGCCAAGAATGACAAGTCGCAGGCATTCTCCCGACTGGCGGCCGTGGCCGGCACATCGACCTGTCACCTGGCGATGTCTCCGGACCCAGTTTTCGTGGACGGCGTTTGGGGTCCGTACCGGGACACGATCCTGCCAGGCTTCTGGATGGCTGAAGGTGGACAGTCGGCAACCGGAGAGCTGCTCAAACATGTGATTGAGACACACCCTGCGTTCAACCAAGCCATCTCAATCGCCGAGTCGTACCACGCAAACATTTACGAGTATCTAAACGAGCACCTCAAGGAAATGGCACACGACCAGCAAGCTCCGTGTGTGTCGTACCTGGGCCGgcacttcttcttctacgGCGATCTCTGGGGCAACCGCTCGCCCATCGCGGATCCGAACATGACGGGCTCCATCTTCGGTCTGACGAGCGACAAGACCGTTGACGGGCTCGCCATCTACTACTACGCGACCCTGGAATTTATTGCATTGCAAACCAAGCAGATCGTCGAGACGATGAACAAGTCCGGCCACCAGATCACCTCGGTTTTCATGTCGGGCTCACAATGCCAGAACGACATCCTGGTCAGACTCATTGCGTCGGCCTGTGATATGCCCGTTCTGATCCCGCGAtacatccacgccgccgtGTGTCACGGCGCAGCGATGCTGGGAGCCAAGGCCGCCAGCGCCGACTCGCAGGGCAAGACTGAAGATCTGTGGGACATCATGGACCGCATGAGCAAGCCCGGCAAGAAGATAATGCCgacggacgacgagaaggagaaggcccTGCTGCAGGCCAAGTACGACGTCTTCCTAGAGCAGTGCTTCAAGCAGCTGAAGTACCGGGAGATGGTTGATGAAGCCGTGGGTGCGTGGAAGGCTACGTAA
- a CDS encoding uncharacterized protein (ID:PFLUO_003588-T1.cds;~source:funannotate) produces the protein MADDHDNNDSPESSHGPSGPTGIESPPADPYLPPRSTGPPRRNYGTLDSFETPNPNTLPEDGSEESSSRAPRPPSPSDKARKPPVSRRMSSKRQVPRKGQEFSTDDDVKEVEEDIAIQHGTATQPSPQIRPMRQQSSTLRRRPSARPSPLARVDSDNYSEEETSLLEPGHDIQVEPPSRQSDSESEHDSEDEAHEDHEMEDEATSDAESFTLKDRQQAINETHPFGIRIWKPALYKKSRSVEKTAEGDIHSSPGGRVSPMLFLTNLLWSLVFGWWLACAALLAAIVCFFFAYSSSALAYGRVFWGLSRYLFYPFGSFVLLETDEHYAEEDEGEGRSISEYEQWQNGDIEHGRLFFGPRRDRSLVGRRRDSVDSADEQDSLLGRPQRGQRDDSQFAPSKRRLFGRGEWTLGRVVFFIFFYFLVGPLMLMVSLVCWLLVFWIPMGRVTTILASHLRRHPLALSFHSDSTHARLSTTSSSSILLCTYRAAGSRYWKYTIDGTNIFLINLLGVVLFVILDYLLLDKFLGIHNWLTHPGLIFTLALFSIIPLAYFIGQAVASISAQSSMGLGAAINAFFSTIVEVYLYCVALTEGKAQLVEGSIIGSIFAGILFLPGLSMCFGAIKRKTQRFNVKSAGVTSTMLLFAVIAAFGPTLFYQVYGSHELNCHSCTGPVGSGDRDCRRCYFQQTAAIYDQFFLKAVQPYAWFSAVLLFLSYVIGLWFTLRTHAALIWATEVEEKKAAQAAQAARESFPYEPRPFFFPSGQPEASGGATGRKDSIRESQLYKRILGQSLKHVGLDENWEQGGAGASDQKGTIPHMVPPRSAGEPAPKSGRSGLAGDNECLVRQVTEVAATAAAVAARDAARTRKLSVQKQAGRAPGEQVRTPGEEPDDPGFMIDSTHAAAGGAHDAPNWSKAKSAIVLLGATVLYAVIAEILVNTVDVVLESVDIDEKFLGITLFALVPNTTEFLNAISFAMNGNIALSMEIGSAYALQVCLLQVPALVLFSALYASFVQPSDLISHSFNLIFPQWDMITVILCVFLLSNVYGEGKSNYFKGSILVLTYLVVVVGFYLSGYSTMDNMGVDRFDTLALGNSQSQKFYTVGRPQGGVAY, from the exons ATGGCAGACGATCATGATAACAACGACTCGCCCGAGTCGTCGCATGGACCGTCGGGGCCTACGGGGATCGAAAGCCCTCCGGCAGACCCTTATCTTCCGCCTCGATCGACTGGTCCACCACGGAGGAACTACG GCACTCTCGATTCGTTTGAGACGCCCAACCCGAACACTCTCCCGGAGGATGGCTCTGAGGAGAGCTCCAGTCGTGCTCCACgccctccatccccatcgGATAAAGCAAGAAAACCCCCCGTCTCGCGTCGTATGTCTTCGAAGCGCCAGGTGCCCCGTAAAGGTCAGGAGTTCTCgacagatgatgatgtcaaggaggtcgaggaggacATCGCCATACAGCATGGTACAGCCACCCAACCCTCTCCACAAATACGTCCTATGCGCCAACAGAGTTCCACCCTGAGGCGCCGACCCAGTGCCCGACCCAGTCCGCTGGCGAGAGTGGACTCGGACAATTacagcgaggaagagacGAGCTTGCTGGAACCAGGCCACGACATTCAGGTCGAACCCCCATCTCGACAGTCAGATAGCGAGAGCGAGCATGATAGTGAAGACGAAGCGCACGAGGATCACGAGATGGAGGACGAAGCAACGAGTGATGCCGAGAGCTTCACCCTCAAAGATCGCCAGCAAGCGATCAACGAGACCCATCCATTTGGTATCCGGATCTGGAAGCCTGCCTTGTACAAGAAAAGTCGTTCCGTCGAAAAGACGGCCGAAGGCGATATTCACTCGTCTCCAGGGGGTCGGGTTAGCCCTATGCTCTTCCTGACCAATCTGCTGTGGTCCTTGGTTTTTGGATGGTGGCTCGCATGTGCTGCACTACTGGCCGCAATTGTCTGTTTTTTCTTCGCCTATTCATCCAGTGCCTTGGCCTACGGAAGGGTCTTCTGGGGTCTGTCGCGGTATCTGTTCTACCCATTCGGATCCTTTGTCTTGTTGGAGACCGATGAACATTATgcagaagaggatgagggcgagggccgTAGCATCAGCGAATATGAGCAATGGCAGAACGGTGATATAGAACATGGCCGCCTGTTCTTTGGGCCTCGCCGCGATCGATCCCTGGTGGGTCGGCGCCGAGACAGCGTCGATTCAGCCGACGAGCAGGACAGTCTTCTCGGTCGTCCCCAGCGCGGCCAGCGCGACGACTCCCAGTTTGCTCCCTCGAAGCGGCGTCTTTTTGGTCGGGGTGAATGGACACTAGGCCGCGTGGTATTCTTCATCTTTTTCTACTTCCTAGTCGGACCCCTGATGCTCATGGTGTCGCTTGTCTGCTGGCTGCTCGTTTTCTGGATCCCTATGGGCCGCGTCACAACCATCCTGGCCAGCCATCTTCGACGACATCCGCTGGCCCTTTCGTTCCATTCCGACTCAACACATGCAAGACTAAGCACGacctcttcatcttccatTCTTCTCTGCACCTATCGGGCAGCTGGATCCAGGTACTGGAAATACACCATCGATGGTACGAACATCTTTTTGATCAACCTTCTCGGAGTCGTCCTGTTCGTGATTCTGGACTATTTACTCTTGGACAAATTCCTGGGTATCCACAACTGGCTCACCCACCCTGGCTTGATCTTCACccttgccctcttctccatcatTCCTCTAGCATACTTCATTGGCCAAGCTGTCGCTTCGATCTCCGCCCAATCCTCGATGGGCTTGGGCGCTGCCATCAACgctttcttctccaccatcgtAGAGGTATACCTCTACTGCGTTGCATTGACCGAGGGGAAAGCTCAGTTAGTCGAGGGCAGTATCATTGGCAGTATCTTCGCCGGCATCCTATTTCTGCCGGGCTTGTCCATGTGTTTCGGCGCCATTAAGCGCAAAACCCAGCGTTTCAATGTCAAATCAGCCGGCGTGACTTCGACCATGTTGCTCTTTGCCGTCATCGCGGCTTTTGGTCCCACGCTCTTCTATCAAGTCTATGGAAGC CATGAACTGAACTGCCATTCGTGCACCGGACCAGTTGGATCCGGGGACCGCGACTGTCGCCGCTGTTACTTCCAACAGACTGCGGCGATCTACGACCAATTCTTCTTGAAAGCGGTGCAGCCGTATGCCTGGTTTTCTGCCGTACTCCTGTTTCTGTCATATGTCATCGGTCTCTGGTTCACCCTTAGGACGCATGCTGCCCTGATTTGGGCCAcggaggtcgaggagaagaaggctgctcAAGCTGCCCAGGCCGCTCGAGAATCATTCCCCTATGAACCAcgccccttcttctttcccagcGGCCAACCGGAAGCCTCTGGTGGGGCAACCGGGCGTAAGGATTCCATCCGGGAATCGCAGCTGTACAAACGGATTCTGGGCCAATCGCTCAAGCATGTTGGCTTGGATGAGAATTGGGAACAGGGAGGCGCTGGGGCATCAGATCAGAAAGGCACAATACCGCACATGGTTCCACCAAGGTCCGCTGGCGAGCCCGCACCGAAGTCTGGCCGTAGCGGGCTTGCTGGAGACAACGAGTGCTTAGTGCGTCAAGTCACTGAAGTAGCTGCCACTGCGGCAGCTGTGGCAGCTCGTGATGCCGCTCGCACTCGCAAGCTTTCTGTCCAAAAACAAGCTGGGCGTGCTCCTGGGGAGCAAGTAAGGACACCGGGCGAGGAGCCGGATGATCCTGGGTTTATGATCGATTCTACCCATGCTGCTGCCGGCGGTGCGCATGATGCACCAAACTGGAGCAAAGCAAAGAGCGCTATCGTCCTCTTGGGGGCGACGGTGCTCTATGCTGTGATTGCTGAGATTCTTGTCAATACTGTCGACGTTGTCCTGGAGAGCGTGGACATTGACGAGAAATTCCTCGGCATCACTCTCTTTGCCCTGGTTCCTAACACCACGGAATTTTTG AATGCCATCTCATTTGCCATGAACGGCAACATCGCTCTATCCATGGAGATCGGTTCCGCCTACGCACTGCAGGTCTGTCTGTTGCAAGTGCCCGCTCTGGTCTTGTTTAGTGCGCTGTATGCCAGCTTTGTTCAACCCTCCGATCTCATCAGCCACTCCTTCAA TCTGATATTCCCCCAGTGGGACATGATCACCGTCATCCTGTGTGTCTTCCTGCTATCCAACGTCTACGGCGAAGGAAAGAGCAACTACTTTAAGGGCTCCATTCTCGTCCTGACTTATCTGGTTGTTGTGGTCGGCTTCTACCTTTCCGGCTACAGCACCATGGACAACATGGGCGTGGACCGCTTCGACACTCTGGCGTTGGGTAACAGTCAATCTCAGAAATTCTACACCGTCGGGCGGCCACAGGGGGGTGTGGCTTATTAA
- a CDS encoding uncharacterized protein (ID:PFLUO_003589-T1.cds;~source:funannotate) codes for MALDNYYSNKIEGMKLEIIQGQAVLRRLEAQRNDYNSRVRLLREELGLLQQPGSYVGEVVKVMSTKKVLVKVHPEGKYVVDIADGVDIGKLTVGKRVALLSDSYKLEKMLPSSVDPLVSLMMVEKVPDSTYDMIGGLDQQIKEIKEVIELGLKHPELFESLGIAQPKGVLLYGPPGTGKTLLARAVAHHTDCRFIRVSGSELVQKYIGEGSRMVRELFVMAREHAPSIIFMDEIDSIGSSRIDSAGSGDSEVQRTMLELLNQLDGFEPTKNIKIIMATNRLDILDPALLRPGRIDRKIEFPPPSVEARADILRIHSRSMNLTRGINLTKIAEKMNGCSGAELKGVCTEAGMYALRERRVHVTQEDFDLATAKILNKHDDKEVAVSKLWK; via the exons ATGGCTTTGGACAATTACTACAGCAATAAGATCGAGGGCATGAAGCTCGAGATTATTCAGGGACAAGCGGTTCTACGACGACTAGAAGCACAGCGCAACGACTACAACTCCCGAGTACGCCTCCTGCGGGAGGAGCTCGGGCTCCTGCAACAACCAGGCTCCTACGTGGGTGAGGTGGTGAAAGTGATGAGCACCAAGAAGGTCTTGGTGAAGGTACACCCGGAAGGCAAATACG TGGTGGACATCGCAGATGGAGTGGACATTGGGAAACTCACCGTCGGAAAACGTGTCGCTCTTCTTTCGGACTCGTAtaagctggagaagatgctgccGTCCTCGGTCGATCCACTGGTGTCGCTCATGATGGTCGAGAAGGTCCCGGACAGCACATATGACATGATCGGCGGGTTGGACCAGCAGATCAAGGAAATCAAGGAGGTCATCGAACTGGGTCTCAAGCATCCGGAGTTGTTTGAGTCGCTCGGTATTGCGCAGCCGAAGGGTGTCTTGCTTTACGGCCCTCCCGGTACCGGAAAGACTCTGCTGGCGCGAGCCGTGGCGCACCACACCGATTGTCGGTTTATCCGAGTCAGTGGATCCGAGCTGGTGCAGAAGTATATTGGTGAAGGTAGCCGCATGGTGCGTGAGCTGTTTGTCATGGCTCGAGAGCACGCCCCGAGCATTATCTtcatggacgagatcgatAGCATTGGGTCGAGTCGGATAGATTCGGCTGGCTCTGGTGATTCGGAAGTGCAACGGACgatgctggagctgctgaaccagctggatggatttgaacCGACCAAGAATATCAAGATCATTATGGCGACGAATCGACTGGACATTCTAGATCCGGCTCTGCTGCGCCCAGGGCGGATTGACCGGAAGATCGAGTTCCCTCCACCATC GGTCGAAGCTCGTGCAGATATTCTGCGGATCCACTCGCGGTCCATGAACCTGACGCGGGGGATCAACCTCACCAAGATCGCTGAGAAGATGAACGGGTGCTCCGGAGCCGAGCTGAAGGGTGTCTGCACGGAGGCTGGTATGTACGCACTGCGGGAGCGTCGGGTGCATGTCACACAGGAGGACTTTGACCTGGCGACGGCCAAGATCCTCAACAAGCACGACGACAAGGAGGTCGCGGTGTCGAAGCTGTGGAAGTAG
- a CDS encoding uncharacterized protein (ID:PFLUO_003590-T1.cds;~source:funannotate), which produces MGCANYHAWLCFENGERWIARIPRTGFSDVPIDLVEYLVMSEYATLKFLEPTEVPAPKPFAYGIGSDPLNRVGVSYILMQALPGRPFYAHEASKTQKKHLIQQLADILTDISKHPLPRAGSLEVKNDKIEVGPVASNRFVALKTYGPFDTASEYVISILEQYLDLIADGQLYPEYPVEAFLFYRFLRQNIQSLVSGDMPGQFFLKHVDENFNITGIIDWQFARAVPAPEAFGPSYITADLTSLYSSNTGMTDDDRDLATALRDQGSFTLALIAERNEIMRRFHNGLSSGLSKDEARDMLKGMVSCVKGESLDDLDAWIVEQSNELHDNMRWKEVQALLLDHQQSLGD; this is translated from the coding sequence ATGGGTTGCGCCAATTATCATGCCTGGCTGTGCTTCGAAAATGGCGAGCGCTGGATTGCACGAATCCCTCGCACGGGCTTCAGCGATGTTCCCATCGATCTGGTGGAATATCTCGTTATGAGCGAATATGCAACACTCAAGTTCCTTGAACCTACCGAAGTCCCAGCACCTAAGCCTTTTGCATATGGCATCGGCTCTGACCCCTTAAACCGCGTTGGTGTCAGTTACATCTTGATGCAGGCTCTTCCCGGTAGACCGTTCTATGCACACGAGGCATCAAAAACTCAAAAGAAGCATCTTATCCAGCAACTTGCGGATATTCTGACTGATATTTCGAAGCATCCCTTGCCTCGTGCAGGATCCCTTGAGGTCAAGAATGATAAGATTGAAGTCGGGCCTGTCGCCAGCAATCGCTTTGTTGCTCTAAAGACTTACGGACCCTTTGATACCGCATCGGAATATGTGATAAGTATTCTAGAGCAATATCTGGATCTCATCGCAGATGGCCAGCTCTACCCTGAGTACCCGGTGGAAGCATTTCTATTTTACCGTTTTCTACGGCAGAACATACAAAGCTTGGTATCAGGAGATATGCCAGGGCAGTTTTTCCTGAAACATGTCGATGAAAACTTCAACATCACGGGCATTATTGATTGGCAATTTGCCCGCGCTGTGCCTGCGCCAGAGGCGTTTGGTCCGTCTTATATCACTGCAGACCTCACGTCGCTCTACAGCAGCAACACAGGGATGACAGACGATGATCGAGATCTAGCGACAGCGCTTAGGGACCAAGGCTCTTTCACCTTAGCTTTGATTGCTGAGCGCAATGAGATCATGCGTCGGTTCCATAACGGGCTTTCTAGCGGGTTATCCAAAGATGAAGCTCGCGATATGTTGAAAGGGATGGTTTCGTGTGTGAAGGGAGAAAGCTTGGACGATCTAGACGCATGGATCGTGGAGCAATCTAATGAACTTCATGACAACATGCGATGGAAGGAGGTCCAAGCTTTGCTACTTGATCACCAACAGAGCCTAGGCGACTGA